In the Candidatus Syntrophosphaera sp. genome, one interval contains:
- the ablA gene encoding lysine 2,3-aminomutase — protein sequence MAEIIKIRNIATAKEWNDWHWQIRNRITDFKTLRKYIQLQPEEEAVAKSKSYSFRMAITPYYLSLIDHKNLLDPVRLQAIPRIAESKLDPSDMPDPLAEDTDAPVPGMTHRYPDRVLLLITDQCSMYCRHCTRRRKAGEHDAPMPRENVDKALAYIEEHKEVRDVLLSGGDPLTLGDERLDELLGRLAKIKHVDIVRIGSRVPVVMPQRITDGLLDVFRKYKFLWLNTHFNHPHEITPTSAAALARIAEAGVPLGNQSVLLKGVNDNVDVMKALVHGLVRNRVRPYYLYQCDLSEGISHFRTPVSKGIEIIESLRGHTSGLCVPTYVVDAPGGGGKIPVMPNYLISQMPGRVVLRNYEGVITRYTEPGYVPSEDKNYKALCPAERKSREGVMALLRGMQVSIGPAETKRNKRRKK from the coding sequence ATGGCAGAGATAATCAAGATCCGCAACATCGCCACAGCAAAGGAATGGAACGACTGGCATTGGCAGATCAGGAACCGCATCACGGATTTCAAGACATTAAGGAAATACATCCAGCTCCAGCCGGAAGAGGAAGCGGTGGCAAAATCCAAGAGCTATTCCTTCCGCATGGCGATCACGCCCTACTACCTTTCCCTGATCGATCACAAAAACCTCCTCGATCCCGTGCGCCTGCAGGCCATACCGCGCATCGCGGAGAGCAAGCTCGATCCTTCGGACATGCCCGATCCTCTGGCCGAGGATACAGATGCTCCGGTACCCGGCATGACCCATCGTTACCCCGACCGCGTGCTTCTTCTGATCACCGATCAGTGCTCTATGTACTGCCGCCATTGCACCCGCCGCCGCAAAGCCGGCGAGCACGATGCCCCCATGCCGCGGGAGAATGTGGACAAAGCTTTGGCCTACATCGAAGAGCACAAAGAAGTGCGCGATGTGCTGCTCAGCGGAGGAGACCCCCTCACCCTTGGCGATGAGCGCCTGGATGAGCTTTTGGGCAGGCTGGCCAAGATCAAGCATGTGGATATAGTCCGCATCGGATCCCGGGTGCCGGTCGTGATGCCGCAACGCATCACCGATGGCCTGTTGGATGTTTTCAGAAAATACAAGTTTTTATGGCTGAACACCCATTTCAACCATCCCCATGAGATCACTCCCACGTCCGCAGCCGCTTTGGCCAGAATTGCCGAGGCGGGTGTACCGCTTGGAAATCAATCCGTTCTCCTCAAAGGCGTGAATGACAACGTCGATGTGATGAAGGCACTGGTGCACGGACTCGTTCGCAACAGGGTCCGCCCCTACTACCTCTATCAATGCGATCTTTCTGAAGGGATCTCCCATTTCCGCACTCCCGTGTCCAAAGGCATAGAGATAATCGAATCCTTGCGCGGCCATACCTCCGGCCTCTGCGTTCCAACCTACGTTGTGGACGCGCCCGGCGGCGGCGGCAAGATCCCGGTGATGCCCAACTACCTGATCTCTCAGATGCCTGGAAGAGTGGTCCTGCGTAACTATGAGGGTGTCATCACCAGATACACCGAGCCGGGATACGTACCCAGCGAAGATAAGAACTACAAAGCCCTCTGCCCAGCTGAAAGGAAATCCAGGGAAGGTGTGATGGCCTTGCTGCGTGGCATGCAGGTTTCAATCGGCCCGGCCGAGACCAAGCGCAACAAGCGCCGCAAAAAGTAA